AACTTTCTTGTTCTTTGTGGTGATGGTGCATCAGGTATAGTTGGCGTTATAGGAGAAGGAGAAACCGGCCGGAAAGTTGTGGTAGAGTAAACAGTGTCGGAGTTGTATATTACTTGAGGATTGTTAGCGAGCATGTATTTTGCAGAAAGGTCTGCCTCCCTTGGCGAAGAAACTCTGTCCTTCGAGGTTCTTTTTGCACACCTGAAAATGAGGGACAATAAtcgcataaaataaaatctaaacgaCCGGTAGCGTttataaagttacattatttaccAAATTATCCTATATACATGCGTCAATTTAATTGTCATCTAAGTAATTAGCTAAAATTATTTGACGATCACAAAACAGACACACTGCTACatacagtaataaaataaatacatatacataggtaCGCAAACATATTTTGGaacttataaacataaaatagcCAAAACAGTTCTACTCAAATAATACCAGTCAAACTCATATTGTTACGACTGCAGAAGCATTTTTGAAagcattttcataaatatatgtgtaaaataattttattattagataagtACTATCTTCCTGTACTTTGGGAAGTTTGTGTATTCACCACATGAATATGTAGTTACTTAtatgtaaacatatataattacaagGGATACACTCCTGGGGAACACACGCTATTGTGTTAATAAGGAAAACACAGTTGTGGCAACGTATGACGAGCGTTTATATGTAGTTTTGCAAAAATCGAATAagtgtatgtattttaaacatttgcataattataaaatcaaaaatttaactGCTATTGATAAAGCAATGCCCGATGATAAAGTAATTTATGatgttgatattaataaataggtaaatattattttgtataaaaatttgttacaGAAATGagttgaaaatgttattaaagaTCCAAGAGTTTACTGTTTGCAAAGTTCTTGTGTTGGTTATagggaaaataaaaacataataataacatatttataagttGGCCAACTGAGCTTAATGTTTTgactattttatgttttaatcaaaatgttCACAAAGGTgatatttctgtaattttcGTGTGATTCTGTTTGGAATGTTGAATTTAGTAATGCTCGCATCATACGCACCGTGCAGTTGAAGCACTGACTGTGGTAGTTATTGTTGAGCGCCTCGACCCACCTGTCGCCCGCCTCCACTGGGAATCCACAGGCGAAACATTTGGTCGTGAACAGCTCATTCCAATCTGAAAATTATTGttcattttatgtataaaataatttattaataaaactaaaatcaaaagaaacttgcacaataattaaacatcgattttttaaactatagaAAGTCAAAAATATCTATCATTTGTGATCATCATATGGCCTTTGTGGCTATTGTGTATGTACTCACCTGCTTCACAGTATGGCAAACCATCTTCTAAGAAGAAGGGGTTGTTACCAAACAGCTTTCCGCAGTATACGCAGTTGAAACATTCTGGATGGAAGTGCTTGCCGATAGCATTTAAGCAATCCTACGAAtaaacacatatttaaattttgacactgcgatttttaaagatatataaattcataattattataaattaatttcggaTACAACCAAAACCTTCGAGTCCCACatctcttggctctgtctatgCCTAGGagatattttgcaaaaatacatatacctagctaaataaattaaatacaacttACGCCTTTAATCTTAGCATGACATTTGTCGCAAGCAGGAGCAATGTACTGTTCGAAACAATATTCGCAGTATAACTGGCCATTTTCCTCGACAAAGCCGATGTCCTGAAGAGGACGTCTACACGTTGCGTTCACGCAGATGAAGTGTTCTGGGCACCAGATGCGTCCCAGAGCGGTGATGAATGGTCCCCTAATTATAAAGGAACTCATCAGaacttatcaaaaattattattaatttaaagaagCAATAATcgtttaaagtatattaatttgttaaaataacaaacaaatcgACACTCATGCTCTACAACATGCTTTACGTTGGACTTACATATTTGATTCGTTTCATAATCATGGATAATGTATTTGAAAACTTAAAAGTTACCTTTCGATTGTTTGATCACACTTGTGACATACAGCATAGAGACCTTCCGTTGCGTCAGTGGAAACCATTGTGCTGAGCGGTCGAGCAATTATATGAGAATCTCTTCTACCATCGTCGTTTCTATAGTTTGTCTTTTTTTGTCTTCGTCTTACAACTATCTCTGATTCAGGATCGTCTTCACGCTCTTCTATTTTGTATGAATCCGTGTCGTCCTTGtcagttttgttatttgataGTATTTTGATACTTTCATTTATAGAGTTTTTGTTATTCTCATCGGGAATTTTAAATGTGTACAAAGTGTTATCGTATAAGTTTTTAGGTAGACTTTGTTTCTGGGAATTCGATTTCTGATCTTCATTTTGACGTAAGGTGATAACCTTATGATTTCCATTTTCTATAGGTTTGTCAGAAATGCACAATTTGGTCGAATTTGTGTCATGTCGGTTAATATTAGTCTTATCTTGAACTTTATTGCTGTTCTCCACTGAAGTATTTTTGGAATTATTGGATGCTTCCAATTTTTCGaatagttttcttttattcaaaGTATTAGAGTAATAATCGgtattacaattttgtttttcgcaGTTATAAGCATTCATGCCATTTAAAAATGACGTTTTTTCCGTGTCTTTTCTTCTTAAGGTATTAAGATATATACTATCAactttatctttttctgaaatGTCTTCATTACTTGAACCTGAGATACTGCTATTACTTGATTTCACAATATTTGCCATGTTACGATTGGCTTCACTAACTGCCAAGTTAGATGGTTTTTTATAACCGTTGTTTATTGCAGGAATGGTTGGTGCAACTTGAGCATTAAGTGTTGGTATCGGAGTGTTGGGTATAGGTGGAGGTACCGGTACATTtccatttgaaatatttgtgcCGGGGTGACTTTCAGGTAAATTGGCGAAAACAGTTTTAGTATTATATGTCGGTATTGGAGATTTAGGTATTGGTGGCGGTGCAGGAATATTACCGTTTGAGTAATTATTGCCATTAGCTTGATTAGCTGGATGATTGTTGAAAATAGtttcctttattttatctccaatgctttgtatattttcttgtGTTTTATATCCCATATCAAAGTTCTTATGTAGAGGTCGTCTAAGAGTACCCTCACGGCTACTTTCACCAGATGACAATCCATCTGCGTTTAGTGGATGTTTTGCTACTACAGTGTCGTGTATCTTGTCTGCCATGGATTGAATGTGTTCAGCAGGTTTAATTTTCCGTTGAATTCCAATCTCGTATCCATTCAAAGCCATTTTCGCCATTTTCCTAATAAGTCTCTCTTCTGCTGGACTCTTGAATTCTGGTTTTTGCAAGCTTgttgtattttgtgtttcaACTGTtagaaaattagaaaaagaaaacagtatAAACACTAATGTATTAAGGTGTTAAAACTATCAAACGACGACATATCAAAATGGTTAATAAAcctacaaatatataattgcatTCTATTTTTACGAAACACTCTTCTTAATAGGCAGTCAAATTATTACTTCAACATGCAATGCATATATTAGATAAAGTCTAATCAAACCAACAACAACGACATAGAAATCACTCGGCAGCACACTTATTAAATCACCTAATGTTGCCATTGCATGAAGCGCAAAGGGGCACACGGGAGCCGGGGACGGCCGCTTTGTTCAGAACACCTCTCCCGCGTTTTGGAGCTGATGATACTCCGAAAGTTTTGCCGCGAGCGGCAGCTCCTACACTGGAACCTGTTGAGGGGGTAGGATCACACACTGGACCTTGGTTAGCACCAGAAATAGAAGGCAATGTTGGATAACTTTCTATTGATCTACCTTCATTAGTAACATTAATAGATGAGTTCTGCTGGGAAGAAGGCAAACTCATGACAGGAGGTGGGAAAACTTGCTTAGCGTTAGTATTTGATTGTCTAAAATTAGAATCTGCTTGTTGATGTGGACTAATAAAAGAGGAGCATCCTTTTCTTATTTCTACGACTTTAGCCGATTGTGTCCTTTCAAATTCTTCGAAAGTTTTTCTGGTAGTTTGCACAGTTTTGTTGCCATACTCTGATACATTTTGCGAATGCGTTTCTTTTTGaccataatttttattcatcattGAATCCTCTTTAACTCTCATGTCGccttttacataattttcacttttatatcCAATATTTGAATGTCTTTGTTCACTAATAATAGATGGCTGATCGTGATTTATAAAAGATGAAGAAGTTATACTATTTGCATTCATTTGAAATTGTGCTAATTCATGTTCTTTTCTAAGATTAGAAGTAGCTTGTGTAAGAAGTGAATGTGCCACTTGTCGTTGAGGAGTATTTTCTTTAAGCCGTGGTGCTTGAGCTTTCAATGGATTCGGTGGAGGCCCCTGGGCTGGAGACCGAGATCTCAGTTTGGGAGTAGGTGAACGACTTCCTTCACGACTC
This sequence is a window from Plodia interpunctella isolate USDA-ARS_2022_Savannah chromosome 6, ilPloInte3.2, whole genome shotgun sequence. Protein-coding genes within it:
- the Zasp52 gene encoding PDZ and LIM domain protein Zasp isoform X8 → MAQLITVRLNKSDQQPLGFRLQGGKDFGTPLVVQKVNGGSAAERAGLQAGDALIRVNNTDVYTLRHQDAQDAIRAAGGNLELTVQRGGGTWRPSVTPTGSLPRPGSRPLGASPVPVTSTSLKANPQPSRAFGSGHNNVAKPFGYMNGNDSVKSIVNKQYNTPVNMYSDKTIAETLSAQTEVLAGGVLGVNFKKNEKTYDAEKSAVFKVLQEEQNDPEPEPSHFYSRASVARAGTPCSLHRTHRSRSRTPRVMSTPQPQPPPQPPTPVASAGTQTPAMEQLAPEQTHRPSIPVGCHQVLPDGRIALGAPAVPQPHGSLPVVNDTPYCSDCNRYIVGVFVRIKDKNLHVECFKCSTCGTSLKNQGYYNLNGKLYCDIHAKLVARQNPPAPNLEPVTVPPGGRLPTNSYSTPLPPLATNNNYLNGTQSMFSPSSNLSGPKPFGSSIGSAYSPSLSPRSAPMSPARPLAAPVAPAPAPQPLPTQAAHTPFAPKYPVSLFKVETQNTTSLQKPEFKSPAEERLIRKMAKMALNGYEIGIQRKIKPAEHIQSMADKIHDTVVAKHPLNADGLSSGESSREGTLRRPLHKNFDMGYKTQENIQSIGDKIKETIFNNHPANQANGNNYSNGNIPAPPPIPKSPIPTYNTKTVFANLPESHPGTNISNGNVPVPPPIPNTPIPTLNAQVAPTIPAINNGYKKPSNLAVSEANRNMANIVKSSNSSISGSSNEDISEKDKVDSIYLNTLRRKDTEKTSFLNGMNAYNCEKQNCNTDYYSNTLNKRKLFEKLEASNNSKNTSVENSNKVQDKTNINRHDTNSTKLCISDKPIENGNHKVITLRQNEDQKSNSQKQSLPKNLYDNTLYTFKIPDENNKNSINESIKILSNNKTDKDDTDSYKIEEREDDPESEIVVRRRQKKTNYRNDDGRRDSHIIARPLSTMVSTDATEGLYAVCHKCDQTIERGPFITALGRIWCPEHFICVNATCRRPLQDIGFVEENGQLYCEYCFEQYIAPACDKCHAKIKGDCLNAIGKHFHPECFNCVYCGKLFGNNPFFLEDGLPYCEADWNELFTTKCFACGFPVEAGDRWVEALNNNYHSQCFNCTVCKKNLEGQSFFAKGGRPFCKIHAR
- the Zasp52 gene encoding PDZ and LIM domain protein Zasp isoform X10 produces the protein MAQLITVRLNKSDQQPLGFRLQGGKDFGTPLVVQKVNGGSAAERAGLQAGDALIRVNNTDVYTLRHQDAQDAIRAAGGNLELTVQRGGGTWRPSVTPTGSLPRPGSRPLGASPVPVTSTSLKANPQPSRAFGSGHNNVAKPFGYMNGNDSVKSIVNKQYNTPVNMYSDKTIAETLSAQTEVLAGGVLGVNFKKNEKTYDAEKSAVFKVLQEEQNDPEPVEVTQSAASPVSGLRHVQAPVTRPDAPINNTGGLPPGQNICEECERLITGVFVRIKDKNLHVECFKCSTCGTSLKNQGYYNLNGKLYCDIHAKLVARQNPPAPNLEPVTVPPGGRLPTNSYSTPLPPLATNNNYLNGTQSMFSPSSNLSGPKPFGSSIGSAYSPSLSPRSAPMSPARPLAAPVAPAPAPQPLPTQAAHTPFAPIETQNTTSLQKPEFKSPAEERLIRKMAKMALNGYEIGIQRKIKPAEHIQSMADKIHDTVVAKHPLNADGLSSGESSREGTLRRPLHKNFDMGYKTQENIQSIGDKIKETIFNNHPANQANGNNYSNGNIPAPPPIPKSPIPTYNTKTVFANLPESHPGTNISNGNVPVPPPIPNTPIPTLNAQVAPTIPAINNGYKKPSNLAVSEANRNMANIVKSSNSSISGSSNEDISEKDKVDSIYLNTLRRKDTEKTSFLNGMNAYNCEKQNCNTDYYSNTLNKRKLFEKLEASNNSKNTSVENSNKVQDKTNINRHDTNSTKLCISDKPIENGNHKVITLRQNEDQKSNSQKQSLPKNLYDNTLYTFKIPDENNKNSINESIKILSNNKTDKDDTDSYKIEEREDDPESEIVVRRRQKKTNYRNDDGRRDSHIIARPLSTMVSTDATEGLYAVCHKCDQTIERGPFITALGRIWCPEHFICVNATCRRPLQDIGFVEENGQLYCEYCFEQYIAPACDKCHAKIKGDCLNAIGKHFHPECFNCVYCGKLFGNNPFFLEDGLPYCEADWNELFTTKCFACGFPVEAGDRWVEALNNNYHSQCFNCTVCKKNLEGQSFFAKGGRPFCKIHAR
- the Zasp52 gene encoding PDZ and LIM domain protein Zasp isoform X9, with amino-acid sequence MAQLITVRLNKSDQQPLGFRLQGGKDFGTPLVVQKVNGGSAAERAGLQAGDALIRVNNTDVYTLRHQDAQDAIRAAGGNLELTVQRGGGTWRPSVTPTGSLPRPGSRPLGASPVPVTSTSLKANPQPSRAFGSGHNNVAKPFGYMNGNDSVKSIVNKQYNTPVNMYSDKTIAETLSAQTEVLAGGVLGVNFKKNEKTYDAEKSAVFKVLQEEQNDPEPEPSHFYSRASVARAGTPCSLHRTHRSRSRTPRVMSTPQPQPPPQPPTPVASAGTQTPAMEQLAPEQTHRPSIPVGCHQVLPDGRIALGAPAVPQPHGSLPVVNDTPYCSDCNRYIVGVFVRIKDKNLHVECFKCSTCGTSLKNQGYYNLNGKLYCDIHAKLVARQNPPAPNLEPVTVPPGGRLPTNSYSTPLPPLATNNNYLNGTQSMFSPSSNLSGPKPFGSSIGSAYSPSLSPRSAPMSPARPLAAPVAPAPAPQPLPTQAAHTPFAPIETQNTTSLQKPEFKSPAEERLIRKMAKMALNGYEIGIQRKIKPAEHIQSMADKIHDTVVAKHPLNADGLSSGESSREGTLRRPLHKNFDMGYKTQENIQSIGDKIKETIFNNHPANQANGNNYSNGNIPAPPPIPKSPIPTYNTKTVFANLPESHPGTNISNGNVPVPPPIPNTPIPTLNAQVAPTIPAINNGYKKPSNLAVSEANRNMANIVKSSNSSISGSSNEDISEKDKVDSIYLNTLRRKDTEKTSFLNGMNAYNCEKQNCNTDYYSNTLNKRKLFEKLEASNNSKNTSVENSNKVQDKTNINRHDTNSTKLCISDKPIENGNHKVITLRQNEDQKSNSQKQSLPKNLYDNTLYTFKIPDENNKNSINESIKILSNNKTDKDDTDSYKIEEREDDPESEIVVRRRQKKTNYRNDDGRRDSHIIARPLSTMVSTDATEGLYAVCHKCDQTIERGPFITALGRIWCPEHFICVNATCRRPLQDIGFVEENGQLYCEYCFEQYIAPACDKCHAKIKGDCLNAIGKHFHPECFNCVYCGKLFGNNPFFLEDGLPYCEADWNELFTTKCFACGFPVEAGDRWVEALNNNYHSQCFNCTVCKKNLEGQSFFAKGGRPFCKIHAR